In Ruminiclostridium papyrosolvens DSM 2782, the following proteins share a genomic window:
- the cmk gene encoding (d)CMP kinase → MPKSIAIDGPAGAGKSTIAKKVSAELGFIYLDTGAMYRAVALKAIESGVDTKSREGIIRIIDNINIAITHDNNSQKIFLDGSDVSEDIRTGEVSAGAANVAAIKEVRLKMVELQRKIAGEKDVVMDGRDIGSYVLPNANLKIFLTADINERAKRRYEELALKGQQVNLDEVKEDMQNRDNSDMSRAFAPLKKVPDAVEIDSTSMTIEDVAEKILYFYKNYANI, encoded by the coding sequence ATGCCAAAGAGCATAGCAATAGATGGTCCGGCAGGTGCCGGAAAAAGTACAATAGCCAAAAAGGTTTCAGCTGAGCTTGGCTTTATATATCTAGATACGGGAGCAATGTATAGAGCAGTTGCTTTGAAGGCAATAGAAAGTGGCGTTGATACCAAATCAAGAGAAGGTATAATAAGGATAATTGATAATATAAATATAGCTATCACACATGATAACAATTCCCAGAAGATTTTCTTGGATGGTTCTGATGTTTCAGAGGATATAAGAACGGGGGAAGTATCTGCAGGGGCTGCAAATGTAGCAGCTATTAAAGAAGTAAGACTTAAAATGGTGGAACTTCAAAGAAAGATTGCAGGAGAAAAGGATGTAGTTATGGATGGCAGGGATATAGGTTCATATGTACTGCCTAATGCAAATCTTAAAATTTTTCTGACTGCAGATATTAATGAGAGAGCTAAACGGAGATACGAAGAACTGGCTTTAAAAGGGCAGCAGGTTAACTTAGATGAAGTCAAAGAGGATATGCAAAATAGGGACAATAGTGATATGTCAAGGGCTTTTGCCCCCCTTAAAAAAGTACCTGATGCTGTTGAGATAGATTCTACTTCCATGACAATAGAAGATGTAGCAGAGAAAATACTCTACTTCTATAAAAATTATGCAAACATATAA
- a CDS encoding biotin/lipoyl-containing protein, producing MNKYIIKVNGTPYEVEVEEVGGGRPVAVSSNPRASKPGHTASARLAQPQAGKPGDVAAPMPGTVLKLKVNLGDEVKKGQVLLILEAMKMENEIVAPADGKVTVLTVEAGKSVTAGELMASIA from the coding sequence ATGAATAAATATATAATTAAAGTTAATGGAACTCCCTATGAAGTAGAAGTTGAAGAAGTTGGAGGAGGAAGACCGGTTGCGGTTTCTTCAAACCCAAGAGCCTCCAAGCCGGGGCATACTGCGTCTGCAAGATTAGCACAGCCTCAGGCAGGTAAACCGGGAGATGTTGCTGCTCCAATGCCGGGAACTGTTTTAAAGCTAAAGGTTAATCTCGGTGATGAGGTTAAAAAAGGACAGGTACTATTAATACTGGAAGCCATGAAAATGGAGAATGAAATAGTTGCACCGGCTGACGGTAAAGTAACTGTTTTAACAGTTGAGGCCGGAAAGTCTGTTACTGCTGGAGAATTAATGGCATCAATAGCCTAA
- a CDS encoding MurR/RpiR family transcriptional regulator yields the protein MNNSLKNNDLLSLIQQKYNDFSKGQKLIANYISNHYDKAAFVTAAKLGEIVGVSESTVVRFAIELGFDGYPKLQKVLQELIKSKLTSVQRIEVSSNRLNEDNILKSVLQSDMDKIKLTLEQMDINNFNEIVETILGAKRIFILGVRSSAPLASFLGFYFNLIFDNIRLVHTTSVSEMFEQIIKAQPGDVVIGISYPRYSKRTIKALQFAKDQGVNTIAITDSAESPVAQAANQYLLARSDMASFVDSLVAPLSLINALIVAVGMRRKNDVYNTFEKLEKIWDEYEVYEKDDYHDEKL from the coding sequence ATGAATAACAGCCTTAAAAATAATGATTTATTGAGTTTAATACAACAGAAATATAATGATTTCAGCAAGGGTCAGAAGCTTATAGCCAACTATATATCAAACCATTATGACAAGGCAGCATTTGTTACTGCAGCCAAGCTTGGAGAAATAGTAGGCGTCAGTGAATCAACTGTAGTCAGATTTGCTATAGAACTGGGGTTTGATGGGTATCCTAAGCTTCAGAAGGTTCTTCAGGAGCTTATAAAAAGCAAGCTTACTTCAGTACAGAGAATAGAGGTATCATCCAACAGACTCAATGAAGACAATATACTAAAAAGTGTATTGCAATCTGATATGGATAAAATAAAATTAACACTTGAACAAATGGACATAAACAATTTTAATGAAATAGTTGAAACCATATTAGGAGCAAAAAGAATATTCATTCTTGGGGTAAGAAGTTCTGCTCCTCTTGCAAGTTTTCTTGGTTTCTACTTCAATTTAATATTTGACAATATTAGACTTGTTCATACAACAAGTGTCAGCGAAATGTTTGAACAAATCATAAAGGCACAGCCCGGTGACGTTGTTATTGGTATCAGTTATCCACGTTACTCTAAAAGAACTATAAAAGCCTTACAGTTTGCAAAAGACCAGGGAGTTAATACAATTGCCATAACTGACAGTGCGGAGTCCCCGGTAGCACAGGCTGCCAACCAGTATTTACTTGCCAGAAGCGATATGGCTTCCTTTGTAGATTCACTTGTTGCCCCATTAAGCCTTATAAATGCATTAATAGTAGCAGTAGGTATGAGAAGGAAAAATGATGTCTACAATACCTTTGAAAAGCTCGAAAAGATATGGGATGAATATGAGGTATACGAAAAAGACGATTATCATGATGAAAAACTGTAA
- a CDS encoding class I SAM-dependent methyltransferase produces MCVLKNSLYQSHEIVSRVVCNGDTVVDATAGNGHDTVFLARLVGTGGQVYSFDIQESALNTTKNRLESENLLSRVNLIHDGHQNMMKHVNKPIKAAMFNLGYLPGGDHNVGTRGGTTIEAVKSAMELVVPHGIISIVVYYGGDSGFDEKNEVINYIKTIDCKKFSVMQTEFVNQINCPPIFICLEKIG; encoded by the coding sequence ATGTGTGTTTTGAAAAATTCATTATACCAATCTCATGAAATAGTTTCCCGTGTGGTTTGTAATGGTGACACGGTTGTTGATGCAACTGCCGGTAACGGTCATGATACGGTATTTTTGGCCAGACTTGTGGGCACGGGCGGACAGGTTTATTCCTTTGATATTCAGGAATCAGCCTTAAATACCACAAAAAACAGATTGGAATCAGAAAACCTTTTAAGCAGGGTTAATCTAATTCATGACGGTCATCAAAATATGATGAAGCATGTAAATAAGCCTATCAAAGCTGCAATGTTTAATCTGGGTTATCTTCCGGGAGGAGATCATAACGTTGGTACCAGGGGAGGAACTACTATTGAGGCTGTAAAAAGCGCCATGGAGCTGGTAGTTCCTCACGGTATAATAAGTATAGTCGTATACTATGGAGGGGACAGCGGTTTTGATGAAAAGAACGAAGTTATTAATTATATTAAAACAATTGATTGTAAGAAATTCAGTGTAATGCAAACTGAATTTGTTAATCAGATAAACTGTCCGCCTATTTTTATTTGTTTAGAGAAGATTGGATAG
- a CDS encoding oxaloacetate decarboxylase subunit alpha, with product MAGVRITETVLRDAHQSLIATRMKTEDMLPIVEKLDNIGYHSLEAWGGATFDSCMRFLNEDPWMRLRKIKDVAKKTPLQMLLRGQNLLGYKHYADDTVEYFVQKAIANGIDIMRIFDALNDARNLETAINACKKEGGHAQGCICYTISPVHNLEVFVKDAIQLESMGADSICIKDMAGLLVPYQAYELVKALKESVKIPIQLHAHYTSGVASMAYLKAIEAGVDAVDCAISPMSMGTSQPPTEPLAATLMGTEFDTGLDLEKLSEIADYFRPLKEKYIESGLLDVKVMGFDVNTLIYQVPGGMLSNLVSQLKQSNALDKFEEVLKEVPRVRADFGYPPLVTPSSQIVGTQAVLNVLTGERYKMVPRESKGFVKGEYGRTPAPVSDEIKSKILGSEEPIACRPAELIEPELEKIQEAVKDYIEQDEDILSYAMLPQVAEKFFKQRIEDRNKAAAPAAPAGINPEVVAAISAVVNEMGERDGREYRVGNIYKINQNQNRWSLYGMLDRFRTKI from the coding sequence ATGGCAGGCGTAAGAATTACGGAAACAGTATTAAGAGATGCTCACCAGTCTCTTATAGCAACCAGAATGAAGACCGAAGATATGCTTCCCATTGTTGAGAAGCTTGACAATATTGGTTACCATTCGTTGGAAGCTTGGGGTGGAGCTACTTTTGATTCATGTATGAGATTTTTAAATGAAGATCCATGGATGAGACTGAGAAAGATAAAAGATGTTGCAAAAAAGACACCTCTGCAAATGCTGCTTAGAGGTCAGAACCTTTTAGGATATAAGCATTATGCAGATGATACAGTTGAATACTTTGTCCAAAAAGCAATTGCAAACGGTATAGACATAATGAGGATATTTGACGCACTAAACGATGCCAGAAATCTTGAAACAGCAATTAATGCATGTAAAAAAGAAGGCGGCCATGCTCAGGGCTGTATCTGCTACACAATAAGCCCTGTTCACAATCTTGAGGTATTTGTAAAAGATGCAATACAGTTGGAGAGCATGGGAGCAGACTCTATTTGTATAAAGGACATGGCCGGACTTTTAGTGCCATATCAGGCCTACGAACTGGTTAAGGCTCTGAAAGAAAGCGTAAAGATACCAATACAGCTGCATGCTCACTATACAAGCGGTGTAGCATCAATGGCGTACTTAAAGGCAATAGAAGCTGGTGTTGATGCTGTTGATTGCGCAATTTCACCTATGTCAATGGGAACATCACAACCGCCTACAGAGCCGTTGGCAGCAACTTTAATGGGAACTGAGTTCGACACGGGTCTTGATTTGGAAAAACTCAGTGAAATTGCAGACTATTTCAGACCGCTTAAAGAAAAATATATAGAAAGCGGACTATTGGATGTAAAGGTAATGGGTTTTGACGTTAATACACTTATTTATCAGGTGCCCGGAGGAATGCTTTCAAACCTTGTTTCACAATTGAAACAGTCAAATGCTTTGGATAAATTTGAAGAGGTTCTCAAGGAAGTTCCGAGAGTAAGGGCTGATTTCGGATATCCTCCACTTGTTACACCATCGAGTCAGATAGTTGGTACTCAGGCGGTCCTTAATGTATTGACTGGTGAAAGATACAAGATGGTACCAAGAGAATCAAAAGGTTTTGTAAAGGGTGAGTACGGTAGAACACCTGCACCTGTTAGTGATGAGATAAAATCTAAAATTCTGGGTAGTGAAGAACCGATTGCCTGCAGACCTGCGGAGCTTATTGAGCCTGAGCTTGAAAAGATTCAGGAAGCTGTAAAGGACTATATTGAGCAGGATGAGGATATACTTTCGTACGCAATGCTTCCTCAGGTAGCTGAGAAGTTTTTTAAACAGCGAATTGAAGACAGAAATAAGGCTGCTGCACCTGCTGCACCAGCAGGAATAAATCCGGAAGTTGTAGCTGCAATATCGGCCGTAGTAAATGAAATGGGTGAAAGAGACGGCAGAGAATACAGAGTAGGCAATATCTATAAGATTAACCAAAATCAGAACAGATGGAGCCTGTACGGCATGCTTGACAGATTCAGAACAAAGATATAA
- a CDS encoding DUF5362 domain-containing protein has translation MDQYNESDIALQDAPPSPSINNAASNNIAPQPPPPQTDYRYQQQHIPQTGIYDSVINSLSGWMKFLGIYTIVIGAITCIGIISAAIGIPLIFAGISLTNASKAIKEYADFNNPNILYNLFLFLKKYFKIQGIMVIVSLALTFLYIVIILVVFAFGAYNYMYNY, from the coding sequence ATGGACCAATATAATGAATCAGATATTGCATTACAGGATGCTCCCCCATCACCGTCAATTAACAACGCAGCATCAAACAACATTGCCCCTCAGCCACCACCGCCTCAAACAGACTACAGGTATCAGCAACAACATATACCTCAAACCGGTATTTATGATTCCGTCATCAACAGTCTGTCAGGATGGATGAAGTTTTTGGGAATATACACCATTGTAATCGGTGCCATAACCTGTATAGGTATTATATCTGCCGCAATTGGTATTCCTCTTATATTTGCAGGTATTTCCCTTACAAATGCATCTAAGGCAATCAAGGAATATGCCGATTTTAATAATCCAAACATACTGTATAATTTATTTTTATTTCTTAAAAAGTACTTTAAAATCCAAGGTATTATGGTAATCGTATCTCTTGCGCTTACCTTTTTGTATATAGTTATTATATTGGTTGTTTTTGCCTTTGGTGCTTACAATTATATGTACAATTATTAA
- the sigI gene encoding RNA polymerase sigma-I factor, whose product MTILNLFGKYRKKSQSIEETMTKIKNGETHLKEGLINDYKPFILKAISTVTGKFVDTKNSDELSIGLMAFNEAIESYNPDKNAGFLNFAETVIKRRIVDYIRKDCKNSKVYPFTYFQTNDFDEKDIIENKYMVVEASTFFDNVELKEEIDLFRARLNEFGICLTDLIGNAPKHTDSKKLAIGIARVLWENKTLSDMLTAKKTIPMSQLMKVLQVNRKTVERNRKFIIAVYLILSSRLEVLQEYVRNIEKGGDIHGK is encoded by the coding sequence TTGACCATTCTAAATTTATTTGGCAAATATCGAAAAAAATCTCAGTCTATCGAAGAAACTATGACTAAAATAAAGAATGGGGAAACTCATTTAAAAGAAGGCTTAATTAACGACTACAAGCCCTTCATTTTAAAAGCAATATCCACAGTCACAGGTAAATTTGTTGACACTAAAAACAGTGATGAGCTTAGTATCGGCCTTATGGCTTTTAATGAAGCTATTGAGTCCTATAACCCTGATAAAAATGCAGGGTTTCTGAACTTTGCTGAAACAGTTATAAAACGAAGAATAGTTGACTATATAAGAAAGGACTGCAAGAATAGTAAAGTTTATCCTTTCACCTATTTTCAAACTAATGATTTTGATGAGAAAGACATTATTGAAAATAAGTACATGGTAGTTGAAGCGAGTACTTTTTTTGATAATGTGGAATTAAAAGAAGAAATTGATTTATTCAGAGCAAGACTGAATGAATTCGGTATATGTTTGACTGATTTAATTGGAAATGCACCCAAGCATACAGACTCTAAAAAACTGGCTATAGGTATTGCCCGGGTTCTATGGGAAAATAAGACCTTATCTGATATGCTTACTGCAAAGAAAACCATACCAATGTCTCAGCTAATGAAAGTACTACAAGTAAACCGTAAGACAGTTGAAAGAAACAGAAAGTTTATAATAGCAGTTTATTTAATACTAAGCAGCAGACTTGAAGTACTGCAAGAATATGTGAGAAATATTGAGAAAGGAGGAGATATCCATGGGAAATAA
- a CDS encoding NAD(P)/FAD-dependent oxidoreductase, with amino-acid sequence MGKVIVIGGGPAGIMAAGIAAGRGRDVILLEKNSKLGKKLLISGKGRCNITNDTDVEGLIENTPGNGNFLYSAFYTFSNQDLIYFFNQKGLRTKVERGGRVFPESDSSRDVLNTLMDFLKSNGVKINTEATVTEILAQDNKVTGVRLSDGSIIEAESVILAVGGMSYPGTGSTGDGYDMVRKLGHTVTPLKPSLVPLITQEEWIKDLQGLSLKNVSVSFRNRNGKEIYNDFGEMIFTHFGVSGPVILSASRHLLSYDFKNIEMSLDLKPALTLEKLDERVQRDFDKYSRKQYKNSLDDLLPQKFIPVIIELSEINPEKPVHQITKEERKRLVTLLKSLKITVIGARPIKEAIVTAGGVKTSEINPSTMESKKIGGLFMAGEVIDVDAYTGGFNLTIAFSTGYLAGLNC; translated from the coding sequence ATGGGTAAAGTAATAGTAATTGGAGGCGGCCCGGCTGGGATAATGGCGGCAGGTATTGCAGCCGGAAGAGGTCGGGATGTTATTTTATTGGAGAAAAACAGCAAACTTGGGAAAAAACTCTTAATATCAGGTAAAGGCAGATGTAATATTACTAATGATACTGATGTTGAAGGCTTGATAGAAAATACGCCGGGGAATGGAAACTTTCTTTACTCGGCTTTTTATACGTTTTCAAATCAGGATTTGATTTATTTTTTCAATCAAAAGGGACTTCGTACCAAAGTAGAAAGAGGCGGAAGGGTTTTTCCCGAATCAGATTCTTCCAGAGATGTATTGAACACTCTTATGGATTTCCTGAAATCAAACGGTGTTAAAATAAATACGGAAGCAACGGTTACTGAAATCCTTGCACAGGACAATAAAGTTACAGGAGTACGCCTTTCGGACGGAAGTATTATTGAGGCTGAGTCGGTTATACTTGCCGTAGGCGGAATGTCTTATCCGGGAACAGGGTCAACCGGGGACGGATATGATATGGTGAGAAAACTTGGACACACCGTAACTCCTTTAAAACCATCTCTAGTACCGCTTATTACGCAGGAAGAATGGATTAAGGATTTACAGGGGCTTTCTCTTAAAAATGTATCTGTTTCATTTAGAAACAGAAATGGCAAGGAGATATATAATGATTTCGGTGAAATGATTTTCACTCATTTTGGAGTTTCTGGTCCGGTAATTTTAAGTGCAAGCAGACACTTGCTCTCTTATGATTTTAAGAATATTGAGATGTCTCTGGATTTAAAACCCGCATTGACTTTGGAAAAACTGGATGAGAGAGTTCAGAGGGATTTTGATAAATATTCAAGAAAGCAATATAAAAACTCACTTGACGATTTATTGCCTCAGAAGTTTATTCCCGTAATTATAGAGTTATCCGAAATCAATCCTGAGAAGCCGGTACATCAAATCACAAAGGAAGAAAGAAAAAGACTTGTCACACTTTTGAAAAGCCTTAAAATTACTGTCATCGGTGCAAGACCCATAAAGGAAGCCATAGTTACGGCAGGTGGAGTAAAAACAAGTGAAATAAATCCTTCAACTATGGAGTCAAAAAAGATAGGTGGTTTATTCATGGCAGGTGAGGTAATTGACGTTGACGCATACACTGGCGGCTTTAATCTTACAATTGCATTTTCAACAGGCTATCTGGCAGGATTGAATTGTTAA
- a CDS encoding acyl-CoA carboxylase subunit beta, with protein sequence MSQIEKLQNLKNMKTTIAQGGGEEKIAKRHADGKLSARERIALLFDKNTFVEVDAFIESRCFDFGMQKKKFPGDGVVTGYGTVNGRKVFVASQDFTIIGGSLGEMHAKKITKVMDMALKMGAPFIAINDSGGARIEEGLDALSGYGDIFYRNTLASGVIPQISVIMGPCAGGAVYSPAITDFIFMVEKTSQMFITGPQVIKSVTGEDVSVENLGGADVHTAVSGVAHFKSSCEEECIEDIKRLLSFIPDNNVSDTMYYGVSDAAGRLAESLNSIIPEESNKPYDMFDVIAEVVDDGDFFEIQSYFAQNIIIGFARMNGKSVGIVANQPKIMAGSLDMNAADKAARFVRFCDAFNIPVVSLTDVPAFLPGVTQEHNGIIRHGAKLLYAFSEATVPKINVILRKAYGGAYIAMNSKTIGADMVFAWPSAEIAVMGPDGAANIIFKKDITASENPAETRQEKIAEYRDKFSNPYVAASRGYIDDVIEPSETRIKIITALEMLDTKRENRPSKKHGNIPL encoded by the coding sequence ATGTCACAAATTGAAAAGCTTCAAAATCTTAAAAATATGAAGACAACTATAGCTCAGGGCGGCGGAGAAGAGAAAATAGCAAAAAGACACGCAGATGGAAAGCTGTCTGCAAGAGAAAGGATAGCTTTGCTATTTGATAAAAACACTTTTGTTGAAGTAGATGCATTCATAGAATCCAGATGCTTTGACTTTGGTATGCAGAAGAAAAAATTTCCTGGTGACGGGGTTGTTACCGGCTACGGAACGGTAAACGGCAGAAAAGTTTTTGTTGCGTCACAGGACTTTACTATTATAGGCGGTTCTTTGGGAGAGATGCACGCGAAGAAAATTACGAAAGTTATGGATATGGCTCTTAAAATGGGAGCACCTTTTATAGCGATTAATGATTCCGGCGGAGCTCGAATTGAGGAAGGTTTGGATGCGCTTTCCGGTTATGGAGATATTTTCTACAGAAATACTCTTGCATCAGGTGTTATTCCTCAGATATCAGTAATAATGGGGCCCTGTGCAGGCGGTGCAGTTTATTCACCTGCTATAACCGACTTCATATTTATGGTGGAAAAAACCAGTCAGATGTTTATTACAGGACCTCAGGTAATCAAGTCTGTTACGGGTGAAGACGTATCAGTTGAAAATCTGGGAGGAGCAGATGTACATACTGCCGTAAGCGGTGTGGCACACTTTAAGTCTTCTTGCGAAGAAGAGTGTATAGAAGATATAAAGAGACTTTTAAGCTTTATTCCTGATAATAACGTATCAGATACTATGTACTACGGTGTGTCCGATGCTGCTGGAAGGTTGGCCGAAAGCCTAAATAGTATTATTCCTGAAGAATCAAACAAGCCTTACGACATGTTTGATGTAATAGCCGAAGTAGTAGATGATGGCGATTTCTTTGAAATTCAAAGTTATTTCGCTCAGAACATAATAATCGGATTTGCAAGAATGAATGGCAAAAGTGTTGGTATAGTTGCAAATCAGCCTAAAATAATGGCCGGTTCACTTGATATGAATGCGGCTGATAAGGCAGCACGTTTTGTACGTTTTTGTGATGCTTTCAATATACCTGTAGTTTCATTGACAGATGTACCTGCATTCCTCCCTGGAGTAACTCAGGAGCATAACGGTATAATCCGTCATGGGGCAAAACTCTTGTACGCTTTCTCAGAAGCAACAGTTCCAAAGATAAATGTCATTCTTAGAAAGGCATACGGCGGAGCTTATATTGCTATGAACAGCAAGACTATCGGAGCAGATATGGTATTTGCATGGCCATCGGCTGAAATAGCTGTTATGGGACCTGACGGAGCTGCAAATATCATATTCAAAAAGGACATTACAGCGTCTGAAAATCCTGCTGAAACCAGACAGGAAAAGATTGCGGAATATAGAGACAAATTTTCAAATCCTTATGTAGCTGCATCAAGAGGTTACATTGATGATGTTATAGAGCCTTCTGAAACAAGGATAAAAATTATTACGGCACTGGAAATGTTGGATACAAAGAGGGAGAACAGGCCTTCAAAGAAGCATGGCAACATTCCCCTATAA
- the aroH gene encoding chorismate mutase — translation MAVRAVRGAITVSENTKELIWEGTKELLVEIIERNSLEYTDIISVIFTVTQDLNAAFPAVAARQIGWNDIPLMCTSEINVPGSLKKCIRVMIHINTEKTNTDINHVYLKGAQVLRPDLAKQQ, via the coding sequence ATGGCTGTTAGAGCGGTAAGAGGTGCAATAACTGTATCGGAAAATACAAAAGAGTTAATTTGGGAAGGAACAAAAGAACTTCTTGTGGAAATTATAGAAAGAAATTCTTTAGAATATACAGATATAATAAGTGTAATATTTACGGTTACACAGGACTTGAATGCTGCTTTTCCGGCAGTAGCTGCAAGACAAATTGGTTGGAATGATATTCCTTTAATGTGCACAAGTGAAATAAATGTTCCCGGCAGTCTGAAAAAATGCATACGAGTTATGATTCACATAAACACTGAAAAGACTAATACCGACATTAATCATGTATATCTTAAAGGGGCACAGGTGTTAAGACCTGACTTAGCTAAGCAGCAGTAA
- a CDS encoding anti-sigma factor domain-containing protein yields the protein MGNNTGVILELKGKKAILMTSTCDFITISRRPEMFVGQQVDLSNPALARRFKPMRYFAIAGIFVLIICSVLFYQLLKPSSVFAYVDIDINPSLELSIDKKANVINVKALNSDAAGLIKNTNLKNKSLTSAVRIIIEESHSKGFIQPDTKNAVLISASIKSGNEKVLDSIVSELQKTDFKAGAKSIKAEIIKVEPTKRSEAVKNNISMGRYKLYKEISNSDGNIDIQKAKTEGISKIIEAYESHKQDNNYHTKQKPVQEIEKVPDMPIKSTDKDTPVNHNSKKPENKISKNSSNKNDRSDNPTKESPDKKEKYNQGSKPIPSEHSKNVHNTDNKGNTKNNPSNEKKEENKR from the coding sequence ATGGGAAATAATACTGGTGTTATTCTTGAATTGAAAGGTAAAAAGGCCATCTTAATGACAAGTACATGTGATTTTATAACCATATCCAGAAGACCCGAAATGTTTGTGGGACAACAGGTGGATTTAAGCAACCCCGCACTTGCAAGAAGATTTAAACCCATGAGATATTTTGCTATTGCCGGCATATTTGTTTTAATCATTTGCTCGGTTTTATTTTACCAGCTGCTTAAACCTTCTTCCGTTTTTGCATATGTTGATATAGATATAAATCCAAGCCTTGAATTATCAATAGATAAAAAAGCAAATGTTATCAACGTAAAAGCACTCAATAGTGATGCTGCAGGTCTTATAAAGAATACTAATCTTAAAAACAAGTCCTTGACCAGTGCCGTGAGGATTATTATAGAAGAATCGCATAGTAAAGGATTTATTCAGCCTGACACAAAAAATGCGGTTTTGATTTCTGCTTCAATAAAGTCCGGCAACGAAAAAGTACTGGATAGTATTGTTTCAGAGCTCCAAAAAACGGATTTCAAGGCAGGAGCTAAATCTATAAAAGCCGAAATAATAAAAGTTGAGCCAACCAAAAGATCCGAGGCTGTTAAAAACAATATTTCCATGGGACGCTACAAGCTGTACAAAGAAATTTCAAATTCTGACGGTAATATAGATATACAAAAGGCCAAAACTGAAGGTATTTCCAAAATAATAGAAGCTTATGAATCCCATAAGCAGGACAATAATTACCATACCAAACAAAAACCTGTACAAGAAATTGAAAAAGTCCCGGACATGCCCATAAAAAGCACTGATAAAGATACCCCCGTGAATCATAACAGTAAGAAGCCTGAAAATAAAATCTCAAAAAATTCTTCAAACAAAAATGATAGAAGTGATAATCCTACTAAAGAAAGCCCTGATAAAAAGGAGAAATATAATCAGGGCTCAAAACCTATTCCTTCGGAACACAGTAAAAATGTCCATAATACCGATAACAAGGGAAATACTAAAAACAATCCCTCAAATGAGAAGAAAGAAGAAAATAAAAGATAA
- a CDS encoding HutP family protein → MANEDFGSKDIASAAIRIALTNDRATEKKLQQEFLQTGINTAAVDYGGEFISSVMKIVERAVVSSKREGVISESHAEQGAVAGATREAISQIMPKAIGLNVGGKIGIARYKDHVSVAVFFGIGLLNLNEVSIGLGHRVV, encoded by the coding sequence ATGGCTAATGAAGATTTTGGCAGCAAAGATATAGCAAGTGCAGCAATAAGAATTGCACTAACCAATGACAGGGCAACTGAAAAGAAACTTCAGCAAGAATTTCTGCAAACAGGAATAAACACTGCTGCTGTTGATTATGGAGGGGAGTTTATTTCATCAGTTATGAAGATTGTGGAAAGAGCAGTCGTATCTTCAAAACGTGAAGGAGTAATTAGTGAGAGTCATGCTGAGCAGGGTGCTGTAGCAGGTGCAACAAGAGAGGCAATATCGCAGATAATGCCAAAGGCAATAGGTTTGAATGTCGGAGGAAAAATTGGAATAGCCAGATATAAGGATCATGTTAGCGTTGCAGTATTTTTTGGAATAGGTCTCTTGAATTTAAACGAAGTTTCAATAGGACTAGGACATAGAGTTGTATAA